A genomic window from Acidobacteriota bacterium includes:
- a CDS encoding efflux transporter outer membrane subunit produces the protein MKRRCISLLLVGMSLFVMGCPRPGKYARPQPPVPSEWPSADAARPDAAEAPVPADLDWERFFGDPNLRALIQTALENNRDLRAAALNIEKFRALYRIQGAERRPTVAASASLDAYRVPENLAGDGGAQTVTVYTVGLGTSSWELDFFGRIRSLESRALEQFLASEQARAATQVSLVAAVAYGYLSLAADRENLEIARSTLRTQQEALELIGRTRDLGIGNDLEVRQAESQVEAARVEIARFAGQEDLDRNALDLVVGAPVPEDLLPSSLEAAARLGEISAGMPSEILLRRPDILMAEHRLKGAQANIGAARAAFFPRIALTAAGGITSGDLGELFKPGAGTWNFMPQVSLPIFDSGSRRAQYDAAGFDRDIAVAEYERAIQTAFREVSDALSRRGSLLAQQQALESLVRTLEETHRLSEARYESGIDGYLGVLVAQRELYAARQQLVSLRLARWSNRVTLYKVLGGGAKKSGDFW, from the coding sequence ATGAAGCGTAGATGCATCTCCCTGCTGCTTGTCGGAATGTCACTTTTCGTCATGGGCTGCCCCCGCCCCGGGAAATACGCCCGCCCGCAGCCGCCGGTCCCCTCGGAATGGCCTTCGGCGGACGCCGCCCGGCCGGACGCCGCGGAGGCCCCCGTCCCCGCGGACCTCGACTGGGAACGGTTCTTCGGGGACCCGAACCTGCGCGCGCTGATCCAGACGGCGCTCGAGAACAACCGCGACCTGCGCGCGGCGGCCCTCAACATCGAGAAGTTCCGGGCGCTGTACCGGATCCAGGGGGCCGAACGCCGTCCCACCGTCGCCGCCAGCGCCAGTCTCGACGCCTACCGGGTCCCCGAAAACCTTGCGGGTGACGGGGGGGCGCAGACCGTCACCGTATACACGGTCGGGCTGGGAACCAGCTCGTGGGAACTCGACTTCTTCGGGCGCATCCGCAGCCTCGAGAGCCGGGCGCTGGAGCAGTTCCTGGCGAGCGAGCAGGCGCGCGCCGCGACCCAGGTCTCGCTCGTCGCGGCGGTCGCCTACGGCTACCTTTCCCTGGCCGCGGACCGGGAAAACCTGGAGATCGCCCGCTCCACCCTCCGGACGCAGCAGGAAGCGCTCGAGCTGATCGGGCGGACGCGCGACCTCGGAATCGGCAACGACCTGGAAGTCCGGCAGGCCGAGAGCCAGGTCGAGGCCGCGCGGGTGGAGATCGCCCGCTTCGCCGGCCAGGAGGACCTCGACAGAAACGCCCTCGACCTCGTCGTGGGCGCCCCGGTGCCGGAGGACCTCCTCCCCTCGAGCCTTGAAGCGGCCGCACGCCTGGGGGAGATCTCCGCCGGGATGCCGTCCGAGATACTGCTCCGGCGCCCCGACATCCTCATGGCCGAGCACCGGCTGAAGGGGGCCCAGGCCAACATCGGGGCGGCGCGCGCCGCCTTCTTCCCCCGCATCGCCCTCACCGCCGCCGGGGGGATCACCAGCGGGGACCTGGGCGAGCTCTTCAAGCCCGGGGCCGGCACCTGGAATTTCATGCCGCAGGTGTCGCTGCCGATCTTCGATTCCGGATCCCGCCGGGCGCAATACGACGCCGCCGGCTTCGACCGGGACATCGCCGTCGCCGAATACGAGCGGGCGATCCAGACGGCGTTCCGCGAGGTGAGCGACGCCCTGAGCCGCAGGGGTTCGCTCCTGGCCCAGCAGCAGGCGCTCGAGTCGCTGGTGCGCACCCTCGAGGAAACCCACCGCCTGTCCGAAGCCCGGTACGAAAGCGGGATCGACGGGTACCTCGGCGTCCTCGTCGCCCAGCGCGAGCTCTACGCCGCCCGGCAGCAGCTCGTGTCGCTCCGGCTGGCCCGCTGGAGCAACCGGGTCACCCTCTACAAGGTTCTCGGGGGAGGGGCTAAAAAGAGCGGGGATTTCTGGTAG